A single region of the Microlunatus panaciterrae genome encodes:
- a CDS encoding DUF5679 domain-containing protein, translating to MAAETYSGEFYCVKCKAKREASGDVHVNEKGTRMAKAKCPECGTNLNRILGKA from the coding sequence ATGGCTGCAGAGACCTACAGCGGTGAGTTTTACTGCGTGAAGTGCAAGGCCAAGCGTGAGGCCAGCGGCGACGTACACGTCAACGAGAAGGGCACCCGGATGGCCAAGGCCAAGTGCCCCGAGTGCGGCACCAACCTGAACCGGATCCTCGGCAAGGCCTGA
- a CDS encoding mycoredoxin, with product MNKFTIYTTQWCGYCRRLKSQLGREGIAFSEVDIEREPEAAEVVMKINSGNRTVPTVVFSDGSAMTNPSVHQVSSKLDTLA from the coding sequence ATGAATAAGTTCACCATCTACACCACTCAGTGGTGCGGCTACTGTCGGCGGCTCAAGTCCCAGCTGGGGCGCGAGGGCATCGCATTCAGCGAGGTCGACATCGAGCGCGAGCCGGAGGCGGCCGAGGTGGTGATGAAGATCAACAGTGGCAACCGCACGGTCCCGACGGTGGTCTTCTCCGACGGTTCTGCAATGACGAACCCCTCGGTGCACCAGGTCAGCAGCAAGCTCGACACCCTGGCCTGA
- the recC gene encoding exodeoxyribonuclease V subunit gamma, translating into MTLHIHRAERADRLARALGELLAHPLADPFRPEVVSVPTPGVERWLSQALSHQLGTGEGDDGVCAGIDFSAPRRVVQRATSAAGADPDTDPWQPARSVWPLLAVIDRSRGEPWAALLWSYLGVRDSSDAAEDPARIGRRYATARHLAELFSSYAANRPEMTLAWAAGRDVDGAGAPLGPDYAWQAELWRRLRTELGGPGPAERIRDACHALHVDPTLTDLPERLSVFGATRLSTEQQLVLTALAAHRDVHLWLPHPSPELWLRVRERVGAHPLPAAAAPRRGDSTVDLPRHRLLAYLGRDSRELQLRLSSATVATQDHHYAPLETPAGPAQHPPSLLTRLQDDIAADRSPVPPADRPLLDPADRSIQLHSSHGPDRQVEVLREVLVGLLASDATLEPRDILVMCPDIESFAPLISASFGLDTEEHESDHPGHRLRVRLADRSVRQLNPLLATLAQLLEMTEARVEASTLLDLLAAAPVARKFRFSEDDLLRISDLVARSGVRWGLDQEHRGKFQMGRFGQNTWSAGLDRLLLGVTMAEDDEYFIGTTLPLDDVDSSDVDLVGRLAECVDRVRTALVSFGRRQPLAAWVAACRAALDALTSVSATDAWQLGHAYAELGRLAESAGALGTQVELSLADLRSLLAGTFRGRASRANFRTGTLTMSTMLPMRSVPHRVVCLLGVDDGVYPRIGATDGDDILAADPCVGDRDPRSEDRQLLLDAVMAATEHLVVIYSGADPRTNAHRPPAVPIGELLDTLDLTVRNADGSRVQDVITVSHPLQPFDPANFTPQALTAEPRPFSFDRASMAGARAAAGARRDPAPTFDLTPLPPVQLDRLIALEDLIRFFDHPVKAFLRTRAGLSLFVEDPLPDEMAVALDGLQSWAVGDRLLRLRLRGVDLERSAAAEWRRGELPPQQFGERALRPVVSQLDEVIASAAPYLAQPRTSVDAVATLPDHTVSGTLTGLHGTDLVAVGYSTLASKHRFQSWLRLLALTVHDPAVPWRSIAIGRRHTSVLGPVTAEYARTVLADLVQLYATGLSEPLPLAAKASCEYARLRGRGQPVEAAIEAAEHYWRQDADEAYGLFFGAGAGLDVLLAQPSRQAEERGALAEPSRFGTLSRRVWNPLLEREAL; encoded by the coding sequence ATGACTCTGCACATCCATCGAGCCGAACGCGCCGACCGGCTGGCCCGGGCCCTCGGTGAGCTGCTGGCTCACCCGCTGGCGGACCCGTTCCGGCCGGAGGTCGTCAGCGTGCCGACTCCCGGCGTCGAGCGGTGGCTGTCACAGGCGCTGTCGCACCAGCTCGGCACCGGCGAAGGCGATGACGGGGTGTGTGCGGGCATCGACTTCTCGGCCCCTCGCCGGGTGGTGCAGCGGGCGACCTCAGCCGCCGGTGCGGACCCCGATACCGACCCCTGGCAACCCGCGAGATCGGTGTGGCCGCTGCTCGCTGTCATTGACCGGTCGCGAGGTGAGCCCTGGGCCGCTCTGCTCTGGTCCTACCTGGGTGTGCGCGACAGCTCCGACGCAGCCGAGGACCCGGCCCGGATCGGCCGGCGTTACGCGACCGCCCGCCATCTGGCCGAGCTGTTCTCCAGCTACGCCGCCAACCGGCCGGAGATGACGCTCGCCTGGGCGGCCGGCCGGGACGTGGACGGGGCTGGCGCTCCGTTGGGTCCCGACTACGCCTGGCAGGCGGAGCTGTGGCGCCGGCTGCGAACCGAGCTCGGCGGCCCCGGCCCCGCCGAACGGATCCGGGATGCGTGTCACGCTCTGCACGTCGACCCCACACTGACCGACCTGCCGGAGCGACTCTCGGTGTTCGGGGCGACCCGGCTCTCCACCGAACAGCAGTTGGTGTTGACCGCGCTGGCCGCCCATCGCGACGTCCACCTGTGGCTGCCGCACCCCTCGCCGGAGCTGTGGCTGCGCGTACGCGAGCGGGTGGGGGCCCACCCGCTGCCGGCCGCAGCCGCCCCGCGACGCGGTGACAGCACCGTCGACCTGCCCCGGCACCGCCTGCTGGCCTATCTCGGACGCGACTCCCGCGAGCTCCAGTTGCGGCTCTCCTCGGCTACCGTCGCGACGCAGGACCACCACTATGCCCCCCTCGAGACACCAGCCGGGCCGGCCCAGCACCCGCCGTCCCTGCTGACCCGACTGCAGGACGACATCGCCGCCGACCGGTCACCGGTCCCCCCAGCCGACCGGCCGCTGCTGGACCCGGCCGACCGCAGCATCCAGCTGCACTCCTCGCACGGCCCCGACCGCCAGGTCGAGGTGCTGCGCGAGGTTCTGGTCGGACTGTTGGCCTCCGACGCCACCCTCGAACCCCGCGACATCCTGGTGATGTGTCCCGACATCGAGTCGTTCGCGCCGCTCATCTCCGCCTCGTTCGGACTCGACACCGAGGAACACGAGAGCGACCACCCGGGTCACCGGCTACGGGTCAGGTTGGCTGACCGGTCGGTGCGGCAGCTCAACCCGCTGCTGGCCACGCTGGCACAGCTGCTCGAGATGACCGAGGCCAGGGTGGAGGCCTCAACTCTGCTGGACCTGCTGGCCGCCGCTCCGGTGGCGCGCAAGTTCAGGTTCTCCGAGGACGACCTGCTGCGCATCTCCGACCTGGTCGCGCGCTCCGGGGTCCGCTGGGGACTGGATCAGGAGCATCGGGGGAAGTTCCAGATGGGTCGGTTCGGGCAGAACACCTGGTCTGCTGGTCTGGACCGGCTGCTGCTCGGCGTGACCATGGCCGAGGACGACGAGTATTTCATCGGTACCACGCTGCCGCTCGACGATGTCGACTCCTCCGACGTGGATCTGGTCGGCCGGCTGGCCGAGTGTGTCGACCGGGTCCGGACCGCGCTGGTGTCGTTCGGCCGCCGGCAGCCGCTCGCGGCCTGGGTCGCGGCGTGCAGGGCCGCCCTGGACGCGCTCACCTCGGTGTCGGCGACGGACGCATGGCAGCTGGGCCACGCCTATGCCGAGCTCGGCCGGCTGGCCGAGTCGGCCGGCGCCCTGGGGACGCAGGTGGAGCTGTCACTGGCCGATCTCCGCTCGCTGTTGGCCGGCACCTTCCGTGGCCGGGCCAGCAGAGCCAACTTCCGGACCGGCACCCTGACCATGTCGACCATGCTGCCGATGCGCTCGGTTCCACACCGAGTTGTCTGCCTGCTCGGTGTCGACGACGGCGTCTACCCGCGGATCGGCGCCACCGACGGTGACGACATCCTGGCCGCCGACCCCTGCGTCGGAGACCGGGACCCGCGCAGCGAGGATCGTCAGCTGCTGCTCGATGCCGTGATGGCCGCCACCGAGCATCTGGTGGTCATCTACTCCGGAGCCGACCCGCGCACCAACGCACACCGGCCGCCGGCGGTTCCGATCGGCGAGCTGCTCGACACCCTCGACCTCACGGTGCGGAACGCCGACGGGAGCCGCGTGCAGGACGTCATCACCGTCAGCCACCCGCTCCAGCCGTTCGACCCGGCGAACTTCACGCCGCAGGCCCTCACCGCCGAGCCGCGACCGTTCAGCTTCGACCGGGCGTCGATGGCCGGAGCCAGGGCGGCAGCAGGTGCCCGACGCGATCCCGCGCCGACCTTCGACCTGACTCCCCTCCCCCCGGTCCAGCTCGACCGGCTCATCGCCCTGGAGGACCTGATCCGGTTCTTCGACCACCCGGTGAAGGCCTTCCTGAGGACGCGGGCCGGGCTCAGCCTGTTCGTCGAGGATCCGCTGCCGGACGAGATGGCAGTCGCCCTGGACGGCCTGCAGTCGTGGGCCGTCGGCGACCGGCTGCTGCGGCTCCGGCTGCGCGGCGTCGACCTGGAGCGGAGCGCGGCAGCCGAGTGGCGGCGCGGTGAGCTGCCACCGCAGCAGTTCGGGGAACGGGCGCTCCGCCCGGTCGTCTCCCAACTGGACGAGGTGATCGCGAGCGCCGCGCCCTATCTGGCGCAGCCGCGCACCAGTGTCGACGCGGTGGCGACGTTGCCCGACCACACCGTCAGTGGCACCCTGACCGGCCTGCACGGCACAGACCTGGTCGCCGTCGGCTACTCGACTCTGGCCTCCAAGCACCGTTTCCAGTCCTGGCTCAGGTTGCTGGCTCTGACGGTGCACGATCCGGCCGTCCCGTGGCGCAGTATCGCCATCGGCCGACGCCACACCTCGGTCCTCGGCCCGGTCACGGCGGAGTATGCCCGGACCGTGCTGGCCGACCTGGTGCAGCTGTACGCCACCGGGCTGTCGGAGCCGCTGCCGCTGGCCGCCAAGGCCTCCTGCGAGTACGCCCGGCTGCGCGGCCGCGGACAGCCGGTGGAGGCGGCCATCGAAGCCGCCGAACACTACTGGCGACAGGACGCCGACGAGGCCTACGGACTGTTCTTCGGCGCCGGCGCCGGGCTTGACGTGCTGCTGGCTCAACCGTCCCGCCAGGCTGAGGAGCGCGGAGCGCTGGCCGAACCCTCCCGGTTCGGCACCCTGTCCCGCCGGGTGTGGAACCCACTGCTCGAACGGGAGGCGCTGTGA
- a CDS encoding M48 family metallopeptidase — MQRTRPGGEDTTATDAGAAKAEPRVEVRRSARRKRTVTAYREQDTIVVLIPQRMSKRDEQFFVDDMVAKVLAREARTRPPRGDVELAERARLLADRFLAPRLGHRPEPADVVWVTNQSQRWGSCTPATGVIRLSHRLQSMPAWVSDYVLLHELAHLVEPTHCAAFWRLVENYPEAQRAKGFLEGWQAARGVAADPQDDVLAADQA, encoded by the coding sequence ATGCAACGCACCAGACCGGGTGGGGAGGACACCACCGCTACCGACGCCGGCGCGGCGAAGGCCGAGCCGCGAGTGGAGGTGCGCCGCAGCGCACGGCGGAAGCGAACGGTGACGGCCTACCGGGAGCAGGACACCATCGTTGTGCTGATCCCTCAGCGGATGTCCAAGCGGGACGAGCAGTTCTTTGTCGACGACATGGTGGCCAAGGTGCTGGCGCGGGAGGCCCGGACGCGGCCGCCGCGGGGTGACGTCGAGCTGGCCGAACGCGCTCGCCTGCTGGCGGACCGTTTTCTGGCCCCCCGGCTCGGCCACCGGCCGGAGCCGGCGGACGTCGTCTGGGTCACCAATCAGAGCCAACGCTGGGGGTCGTGTACGCCGGCCACCGGCGTCATCCGGTTGTCACACCGGCTCCAGTCGATGCCGGCCTGGGTCAGTGACTACGTGCTGCTGCATGAACTGGCCCACCTGGTGGAGCCGACCCATTGCGCCGCCTTCTGGCGGTTGGTGGAGAACTACCCCGAGGCGCAGCGAGCCAAAGGCTTCCTGGAGGGATGGCAAGCCGCCCGCGGGGTCGCCGCCGATCCGCAGGACGACGTCCTCGCCGCGGACCAAGCGTGA
- a CDS encoding WhiB family transcriptional regulator has product MANPALGAPESLERQAELDELPCRLVDPEVFFAESPLDVEHAKALCQSCPLKTACLAGALERREPWGVWGGELFVQGEVVARKRPRGRPRKYPVAEPYAPAASARRGQEAAA; this is encoded by the coding sequence GTGGCAAACCCAGCGTTGGGGGCACCCGAGTCGCTAGAGAGACAAGCAGAGCTGGACGAGTTGCCATGTCGTCTGGTCGACCCCGAGGTGTTCTTCGCCGAGTCGCCGCTCGACGTCGAGCACGCGAAGGCGTTGTGCCAGAGCTGCCCGCTGAAGACGGCCTGCCTGGCCGGTGCGCTCGAACGGCGCGAGCCGTGGGGCGTCTGGGGCGGGGAGCTGTTCGTCCAGGGCGAGGTCGTGGCACGCAAGCGTCCTCGTGGCCGTCCGCGGAAGTACCCGGTCGCCGAGCCGTACGCACCGGCGGCGAGCGCACGACGCGGTCAGGAGGCGGCGGCATGA
- a CDS encoding ABC1 kinase family protein produces the protein MTSDEPTQVSSRSDDDSQPPRPTEQSGTLARSAFRRGARLASLPLGFAGRATLGLGKRIGGAPAEAVTEQMQQRAAEQLFRVLGDLKGGAMKFGQALSLFEAVMPEDVAAPYRAQLARLQDSAPPMPTSRVHAVLARELGPGWRADFVEFDPLPAAAASIGQVHRAVWKDGRQVAVKVQYPGADEALRSDLRQIGRLSKVFAPLAGGMDVKALVDELTERVNEELDYRLEAKHQQAAALGFADHAEFAVPNVLANTARVLVSEWVEGVPLSTAVDLPDNERNEIALRYVRFLFAGPSTVGLLHADPHPGNYKITPDGRLGVIDFGLVARLPDGLPPAMGRILRIAKAGDAEQMLAGLAREGFITEDVDPNDLFDYLAPFVEPAAVAEFQFDRDWMRAQFNRVRDPNASGGVAFKLNLPPSYLLIHRVWLGGLAVLSQLNAKAGFAGVLEEYLPGYAEDSDEDGLEVE, from the coding sequence ATGACCAGCGACGAGCCGACCCAGGTCAGCTCCCGGTCCGACGATGACAGCCAGCCTCCCCGGCCGACCGAGCAGTCCGGAACGCTGGCCCGGTCGGCCTTCCGGCGGGGGGCGCGACTCGCCTCCCTCCCTCTCGGCTTCGCGGGTCGGGCCACCCTCGGCCTGGGCAAGCGGATCGGCGGCGCACCTGCCGAGGCGGTCACCGAGCAGATGCAGCAGCGGGCGGCCGAGCAGCTCTTCCGGGTGTTGGGCGATCTGAAGGGCGGCGCGATGAAGTTCGGCCAGGCGTTGAGCCTGTTCGAGGCGGTGATGCCCGAAGACGTCGCCGCGCCCTATCGGGCCCAGCTGGCCCGGCTGCAGGACTCTGCTCCACCGATGCCGACCTCGCGTGTGCACGCCGTCCTGGCTCGGGAGCTGGGTCCCGGCTGGCGGGCCGATTTCGTCGAGTTCGATCCGTTGCCCGCAGCGGCAGCGTCGATCGGCCAGGTGCACCGGGCCGTCTGGAAGGATGGCCGGCAGGTGGCGGTCAAGGTGCAGTATCCCGGCGCTGACGAGGCGCTGCGTTCGGACCTGCGCCAGATCGGCAGGCTCTCGAAGGTGTTCGCTCCGCTGGCCGGCGGGATGGATGTCAAAGCGCTGGTCGACGAGCTGACTGAGCGGGTCAACGAGGAGCTGGACTACCGGCTCGAGGCCAAGCACCAGCAGGCTGCCGCACTCGGGTTCGCCGACCACGCGGAGTTCGCCGTGCCGAACGTACTGGCCAACACCGCTCGGGTGCTGGTGAGCGAGTGGGTCGAGGGCGTCCCGCTGTCGACGGCAGTCGATCTGCCCGACAACGAACGCAACGAGATCGCGCTGCGCTATGTGCGGTTCCTCTTCGCCGGACCCAGCACGGTCGGTCTGCTGCACGCCGACCCGCACCCCGGCAACTACAAGATCACCCCGGACGGGAGGCTGGGAGTGATCGACTTCGGCCTGGTGGCCCGGCTCCCCGACGGTCTGCCGCCGGCGATGGGACGCATCCTGAGGATCGCGAAGGCCGGCGACGCCGAGCAGATGCTGGCCGGGCTGGCCCGGGAGGGGTTCATCACCGAGGACGTCGACCCCAACGACCTTTTCGACTACCTGGCTCCCTTCGTCGAACCGGCTGCGGTGGCGGAGTTCCAGTTCGATCGCGACTGGATGCGGGCACAGTTCAACAGGGTGCGCGACCCGAACGCCTCCGGCGGCGTTGCCTTCAAGCTCAACCTCCCGCCGAGCTATCTGCTCATCCACCGGGTCTGGTTGGGTGGGCTGGCGGTGCTGTCCCAGCTGAACGCGAAGGCCGGTTTCGCCGGGGTACTGGAGGAGTACCTCCCCGGGTACGCCGAGGACAGCGACGAGGACGGTCTGGAGGTCGAGTGA
- a CDS encoding ATP-dependent DNA helicase UvrD2, which translates to MIRPHPDQLLEALDPEQREVATSLGGPVVVIAGAGTGKTRAITHRIAYGVASGVYNPTAVLAVTFTQRAAGEMRGRLQQLGVLGVQARTFHSAALRQAQYFWPRVYGGDLPQVLDNRMSLVAEAASRLRLQVDTGRLRDLVGEISWSKVSNVTAESYPGIAATQGRQLASFDPETVARVFAGYETAKRDRQRIDFEDILLCAAALISEHPQVADQVRRTYRHLVVDEYQDVSPLQEALLNLWRGDRTDLCVVGDPAQTIHSFAGAQATYLTEFARRTTGARVVRLVRDYRSTPQVVGVANKIMATARVAGDSLGAVTLQAQREPGPDVVFAEASDEAAEARAVADWLAGLAAQHVDYREMAVLFRINAQSPAYEAALADRGIPYLVRGGERFYERPEVRQALLTLRTEARTTGDDPAPAGTLEQVKAVFGALGWTPEPPNGGGAIRERWESLAALLSVAEDLVGATGGADLAAVSAELDRRAEAQHVPSAHGVTVSTLHSAKGLEWDAVAVVGAHEGSLPFVLATSPAEIEEERRLLYVGVTRARQHLRVSWSRSRSGNGNSRNPSRFLDGVRPQTSTAQRSSGRRQGRQRGSVLSASCRSCGHALNTGAERKLGRHEDCPATFDEETLVVLKEWRKQEAAEQSLPAYCIFTDATLMAIAETKPRSQRELIKVHGLGQTKATRYGEHLLAIIAAAEKSAP; encoded by the coding sequence GTGATTCGCCCGCATCCCGACCAGCTGCTGGAAGCTCTGGACCCCGAGCAGCGGGAAGTGGCCACCTCACTTGGCGGTCCGGTCGTCGTCATCGCCGGTGCGGGGACGGGCAAGACCCGGGCCATCACCCACCGGATCGCCTACGGCGTCGCCTCCGGTGTCTACAACCCGACCGCGGTGCTGGCGGTCACCTTCACCCAGCGGGCCGCAGGCGAGATGCGTGGCCGGCTGCAGCAGCTGGGTGTCCTCGGCGTTCAGGCCAGGACGTTCCACTCGGCTGCCCTGCGCCAGGCGCAGTACTTCTGGCCCAGGGTGTACGGGGGCGACCTGCCGCAGGTGCTGGACAACAGGATGTCGCTGGTGGCCGAGGCCGCGTCCAGGCTCCGGCTCCAGGTCGACACCGGCAGGCTCCGCGACCTGGTGGGGGAGATCTCATGGTCGAAGGTCAGCAATGTGACCGCCGAGTCCTACCCGGGTATCGCCGCCACCCAAGGCCGGCAACTGGCGTCGTTCGACCCGGAGACCGTGGCCCGCGTCTTCGCCGGCTATGAGACGGCCAAGCGCGACCGGCAGCGGATCGACTTCGAGGACATCCTGCTCTGCGCCGCCGCGCTGATCTCGGAGCATCCGCAGGTGGCCGACCAGGTGCGGCGCACCTACCGGCACCTGGTGGTGGACGAATACCAGGACGTCAGCCCGTTGCAGGAGGCGCTGCTGAACCTCTGGCGCGGGGACCGCACCGATCTGTGCGTGGTGGGCGATCCGGCCCAGACGATCCACTCCTTCGCCGGCGCGCAGGCGACTTACCTGACCGAGTTCGCCCGCCGTACGACCGGGGCGCGGGTGGTGCGTCTGGTTCGCGACTACCGGTCCACCCCGCAGGTGGTGGGGGTCGCGAACAAGATCATGGCCACGGCACGGGTGGCCGGCGACAGCCTCGGGGCGGTGACCCTGCAGGCGCAGCGTGAGCCGGGACCCGACGTCGTCTTCGCGGAGGCCTCCGACGAGGCGGCCGAGGCGCGCGCGGTGGCCGACTGGCTTGCCGGCCTGGCCGCCCAGCACGTCGACTACCGCGAGATGGCGGTGCTGTTCAGGATCAACGCGCAGTCACCTGCCTACGAGGCCGCTCTGGCGGACCGCGGCATTCCCTATCTGGTGCGTGGCGGCGAGCGGTTCTATGAGCGTCCAGAGGTGCGGCAGGCGTTACTGACCTTGCGCACCGAGGCTCGCACCACCGGCGACGACCCGGCACCGGCCGGCACCCTCGAGCAGGTCAAGGCGGTGTTCGGCGCGCTTGGCTGGACACCCGAGCCGCCGAACGGCGGCGGGGCGATCCGGGAGCGGTGGGAGTCGTTGGCCGCCCTGCTCAGCGTCGCCGAGGACCTGGTCGGGGCAACGGGAGGGGCCGACCTGGCTGCGGTGTCGGCCGAGCTGGACCGACGCGCAGAGGCTCAGCACGTGCCCAGCGCGCACGGCGTGACGGTTTCGACACTCCACTCGGCCAAGGGTCTCGAGTGGGACGCGGTCGCCGTCGTCGGTGCGCACGAAGGATCACTGCCGTTCGTGCTGGCGACGTCACCGGCCGAGATCGAGGAGGAGCGCCGACTTCTGTACGTAGGGGTCACCAGGGCGCGGCAGCATCTGCGGGTCTCCTGGTCGCGCAGCCGCAGCGGCAACGGTAACTCGCGCAACCCGTCAAGGTTCCTCGATGGTGTCCGCCCGCAGACGTCGACAGCTCAGCGGTCCAGCGGGCGACGACAGGGTCGTCAGCGCGGCTCCGTGCTGTCGGCCAGTTGTCGCAGCTGCGGGCACGCCCTGAACACCGGGGCGGAACGCAAGCTGGGTCGGCACGAGGACTGTCCGGCCACCTTCGACGAGGAGACGCTCGTTGTCCTCAAGGAGTGGCGCAAGCAGGAGGCGGCCGAGCAGAGCCTGCCCGCCTACTGCATCTTCACCGACGCCACTCTGATGGCCATCGCCGAGACCAAGCCGCGCAGCCAGCGTGAGCTGATCAAGGTTCATGGGCTTGGGCAGACGAAGGCGACGCGGTATGGCGAACACCTGCTGGCCATCATCGCGGCGGCCGAGAAATCAGCACCCTGA